A window from Neodiprion fabricii isolate iyNeoFabr1 chromosome 2, iyNeoFabr1.1, whole genome shotgun sequence encodes these proteins:
- the LOC124176331 gene encoding epidermal growth factor receptor isoform X2: protein MSSLHRIELNSPSTHSRLLGAALILLVVVFSHRYASAELNSEFVKGKICIGTNGRLSVPSNKDHHYRNLRDRYTNCTYVDGNLEITWLQNLELDLSFLQYIREVTGYVLISHVDVQKVVLPRLQIIRGRTLFKLNIHEAEFALFVTMCQMNSLELPALRDILNGSVGMYNNYNLCHMRTINWDEIITGPQAKYDYVYNFTAPERVCPECDKSCEQGCWGEGPHNCQSFSKINCSPQCWQGRCFGQNPRECCHLFCAGGCTGPKQSDCLACKNFFDDGVCTQECPAMQKYNPTTYSWETNPDGKYAYGATCVRKCPEHLLKDNGACVRSCPAKKKAVNGECVPCDGPCPKTCQGVDRVHSGNIDSFKDCTIIEGSITILDQSFMGYQHIYQNFTFGPRYLELHPDKLEVFSTLKEVTGYVNIQGYHKQFTNLSYFRNLEVIGGRSLTETFFASLYIVKTALVSLGLNSLKKINSGTVAILENTDLCYAQSINWTRIKRSQEHTTILSSNKPEADCAREGLVCDDQCSDEGCWGPGPEQCLSCRNFILENICVQNCTAVPGIYQADERVCKPCHVQCNGTCSGPNAEHCHSCKHVRDGPFCVPKCPSSKFNDGGICKHCHDNCVGGCEGPENNIGPNGCHSCEKAIMNFETPERCLRTDESCPEGYYWEGVEPQERGPLKALAGKAVCRKCHPRCLRCTGYGFHQQVCQECAKYKKGEQCEDECPADHFAIPETRSCIPCSSECRGCYGPGADQCYKCRNFKVFANVATEDNATSFNCTDTCPPEQPFTRFPADNDPFCSNHAKKMSYPLEGEQTPAILAGVGVFVVILMVFSAAVLCLWRQRTKAKENTVKMTMALTGLDDNEPLRPTGVKPNLAKLRIIKEEEMRKGGILGYGAFGNVYKGVWVPEGENVKIPVAIKVLHDGTGSNTSKEFLDEAYIMASVEHPNLLQLLAVCMTSQMMLVTQLMPLGCLLDFVRKYKDKIGSKPLLNWCTQIARGMAYLEERRLVHRDLAARNVLVQTPNCVKITDFGLAKLLDINEEQYKAAGGKMPIKWLALECIQHRVFTHKSDVWAFGVTIWEVLTYGGRPYENVPARNVPELLEKGERLPQPAICTIDVYMIMIKCWMLDAESRPSFKELADDFAKMSRDPGRYLAIKGDKYMILPSYTLQDKKEMIRNLASAMDGPEAVVDADEYLQPKSRAPIPPIVVSPSSTSGSPPNTPIKSCWPNNTPMAADSPTPQNQQNWDRELLRYGVSGNGGTSRESAEANPAHLQHPHYTHPNGHCGPAASLDGSNSRYCSDPLKMIGVIECDVTDDCFKSEVGTIHQQARIGNLKLDLPLDEDDYLMPSPQMPASTIQYMDLIGDSKPTESESKHMNNGYRKYPEFLTIPGKTSVDNPEYIMSQDDAALSPQTLGIPATADLVKTETTNGTAFGSQVRQRSTEEESDHEYYNDFDRLERELQPLKPLRKNETTV from the exons ATGTCAAGTCTGCATCGCATCGAGCTCAATTCGCCGTCAACGCACAGTCGTCTCCTCGGCGCAGCACTGATATTGTTGGTGGTTGTCTTCTCGCATCGATATGCTTCCGCAGAACTCAATTCTGAGTTTGTGAAAGGAAAAA TCTGTATCGGGACAAATGGTCGACTATCGGTACCCTCCAACAAGGACCATCATTACCGAAATCTTCGAGATCGGTATACGAATTGTACGTACGTTGACGGCAACCTCGAAATCACATGGCTGCAGAACCTTGAGCTGGACCTCAGTTTCCTTCAGTACATCCGAGAGGTCACCGGGTACGTCCTCATCAGCCACGTGGACGTGCAGAAGGTTGTCCTGCCACGGCTCCAGATCATTCGCGGCCGAACCCTGTTCAAGCTGAACATTCACGAGGCCGAGTTTGCACTATTCGTCACCATGTGCCAGATGAATAGCCTCGAGCTACCGGCACTTCGAG ACATCCTAAATGGCAGTGTCGGCATGTACAACAACTACAATCTCTGCCACATGAGGACCATCAATTGGGACGAAATAATAACGGGTCCCCAGGCAAAGTATGATTACGTGTACAACTTCACAGCCCCGGAGCGGGTATGCCCCGAGTGCGACAAGAGTTGTGAGCAGGGATGCTGGGGCGAAGGACCCCACAATTGCCAGAGTTTCTCAAAGATAAATTGCTCGCCACAGTGCTGGCAGGGACGTTGCTTCGGGCAAAATCCAAGGGAGTGCTGTCATCTTTTTTGCGCCGGGGGTTGCACCGGACCGAAGCAGAGTGATTGTTTGGCGTGCAAAAACTTTTTCGACGACGGTGTCTGTACGCAAGAATGTCCGGCAATGCagaa GTATAATCCGACAACATACTCGTGGGAAACAAACCCCGATGGAAAGTATGCATATGGTGCGACGTGTGTCCGTAAGTGTCCCGAACACCTTCTGAAGGACAACGGTGCATGCGTGCGTTCGTGTCCTGCAAAGAAAAAGGCTGTTAATGGTGAATGTGTACCATGCGACGGTCCATGCCCAAAGACTTGCCAAGGCGTGGATCGGGTCCATTCTGGAAACATTGACAGCTTTAAAGATTGTACAATAATTGAAGGCTCGATCACAATATTGGATCAGAGTTTCATGGGGTATCAACATATATACCAAAACTTTACGTTTGGACCGAGGTATCTGGAGCTTCACCCCGACAAACTCGAGGTGTTCAGCACGCTAAAGGAAGTTACGGGATACGTTAATATTCAAGGGTATCACAAGCAGTTCACAAATCTTTCATACTTCCGGAATCTGGAGGTTATCGGGGGCAGAAGCCTTACCGAAACATTCTTTGCATCACTTTACATTGTGAAGACAGCCCTGGTGTCCCTCGGATTGAATTCACTGAAAAAGATCAACTCTGGTACGGTAGCAATCCTGGAGAACACGGATCTCTGCTACGCTCAGAGCATCAACTGGACGCGAATAAAAAGGTCTCAAGAACATACCACGATTTTGTCCAGCAACAAGCCCGAAGCTGACTGCG CACGCGAAGGCTTGGTATGCGATGATCAATGTTCGGACGAGGGCTGCTGGGGGCCAGGTCCCGAGCAATGTTTGTCCTGCAGGAATTTCATATTGGAGAATATTTGCGTACAAAATTGCACAGCAGTACCTGG tATTTACCAAGCAGACGAAAGAGTCTGCAAACCTTGTCACGTGCAATGCAACGGTACTTGTTCTGGTCCGAATGCGGAACACTGCCACTCATGTAAGCATGTGCGCGACGGGCCTTTCTGCGTTCCCAAATGTCCATCATCAAAGTTCAACGATGGTGGGATATGCAAACATTGTCACGATAATTGCGTAGGGGGGTGCGAGGGTCCGGAAAATAACATTGGTCCAAATGGGTGTCACAGTTGCGAAAAAGCGATTATGAACTTCGAAACACCGGAGAGGTGTTTGAGAACGGATGAGTCTTGCCCGGAAG GTTACTACTGGGAGGGGGTCGAGCCTCAGGAACGGGGTCCTCTGAAGGCCCTTGCTGGTAAAGCAGTCTGTCGGAAATGTCACCCTCGGTGCCTTAGGTGTACCGGGTACGGTTTTCATCAACAAGTTTGCCAGGAATGCGCCAAGTACAAGAAAGGTGAACAGTGCGAAGACGAGTGCCCCGCCGATCACTTCGCTATCCCGGAAACCCGGAGCTGCATCCCATGCTCTTCGGAGTGCAGGGGCTGTTACGGCCCGGGAGCTGATCAGTGCTACAAGTGCCGAAACTTCAAGGTGTTCGCC AACGTTGCCACGGAAGACAATGCAACATCCTTCAATTGCACCGATACCTGCCCGCCAGAACAGCCGTTTACGAGGTTCCCTGCGGACAACGACCCGTTCTGCTCCAATCATGCAAAGAAGATGAGTTACCCGTTAGAAGGCGAACAAACACCGGCAATATTAGCAGGTGTTGGTGTTTTCGTAGTGATTCTAATGGTCTTCTCCGCTGCTGTATTATGCCTGTGGCGTCAGCGGACGAAGGCCAAGGAAAATACCGTGAAAATGACGATGGCACTTACCGGGCTTGATGACAACGAACCTCTAAGGCCTACGGGAGTGAAGCCGAACTTAGCAAAGCTGCGTATAATCAAGGAGGAGGAGATGAGAAAGGGCGGTATACTCGGATACGGGGCATTCGGCAACGTCTACAAGGGAGTCTGGGTGCCAGAGGGTGAGAATGTTAAGATCCCGGTTGCGATCAAAGTTCTCCACGATGGGACAGGATCCAATACGTCGAAGGAGTTCCTCGATGAAGCCTATATCATGGCAAGTGTCGAGCATCCGAATCTACTTCAGCTACTCGCCGTCTGCATGACGTCGCAGATGATGCTTGTGACACAACTGATGCCGCTCGGTTGTCTCCTTGACTTCGTTAGAAAGTATAAGGACAAGATTGGCTCAAAGCCTCTGTTGAATTGGTGTACACAGATCGCCAGGGGTATGGCCTATCTCGAAGAGAGACGATTGGTCCACAGGGATTTGGCAGCGAGGAACGTCCTTGTGCAAACGCCAAACTGCGTGAAAATAACCGACTTTGGCCTCGCGAAGCTTTTGGACATCAACGAGGAACAGTACAAGGCTGCTGGCGGTAAAATGCCAATAAAATGGTTGGCCTTAGAATGTATTCAGCACCGCGTATTTACGCACAAGTCAGACGTCTGGGCATTCGGTGTTACCATCTGGGAAGTTTTGACTTATGGTGGAAGACCCTACGAAAACGTTCCGGCAAGAAATGTGCCAGAATTATTGGAAAAGGGGGAACGGTTACCGCAGCCGGCGATATGTACGATCGATGTGTACATGATCATGATAAAATGCTGGATGCTCGACGCGGAGTCGAGGCCAAGCTTCAAGGAACTTGCCGACGACTTTGCGAAAATGTCGAGAGATCCTGGACGTTATCTGGCAATAAAGGGGGACAAGTACATGATACTACCATCCTATACATTGCAG gataaaaaagaaatgataagAAATCTGGCGTCCGCGATGGATGGTCCGGAAGCCGTGGTAGACGCAGATGAATATCTTCAACCAAAGTCGAGGGCACCTATACCACCTATCGTGGTCTCGCCGTCGAGTACGTCCGGCTCACCTCCCAACACGCCGATAAAGAGCTGCTGGCCGAATAACACGCCAATGGCCGCTGACTCACCGACACCGCAGAACCAACAGAACTGGGACCGGGAGCTATTGCGATACGGCGTCTCGGGTAATGGGGGTACCTCGCGGGAGTCTGCAGAGGCAAACCCCGCGCATCTACAGCACCCCCATTATACCCACCCGAACGGCCATTGTGGCCCGGCTGCCAGCTTGGATGGCTCGAATTCCAGATACTGTTCAGACCCCCTTAAGATGATCGGAGTCATAG AATGCGACGTAACGGACGACTGCTTTAAGTCGGAGGTCGGCACGATACACCAACAAGCTAGAATTGGAAATTTGAAGTTGGACCTGCCCCTGGACGAAGATGACTACCTCATGCCCTCGCCCCAGATGCCAGCAAGCACGATACAATACATGGATCTGATCGGTGATTCGAAACCTACCG aGTCAGAGTCGAAGCATATGAACAATGGATATCGAAAGTACCCGGAATTCTTAACAATCCCCGGGAAAACGTCGGTTGACAATCCGGAGTATATCATGTCGCAGGACGACGCGGCGTTGAGCCCGCAGACGTTGGGGATTCCCGCGACCGCGGATCTCGTCAAGACGGAGACGACAAACGGTACCGCCTTTGGCTCTCAGGTCAGGCAAAGGAGTACGGAAGAGGAATCGGATCACGAGTATTACAACGACTTCGATCGGCTTGAGCGCGAGCTCCAGCCTTTGAAACCGCTTAGAAAGAACGAAACGACAGTATGA
- the LOC124176331 gene encoding epidermal growth factor receptor isoform X1 yields MIEMRNESSFRVATIATRIPRHLSVETNDIHTNAINISCAISDCHTWKSQQILAPYVCGDDARVRGFHATFLTIDRIDVKCARPRLNWVAEVIKVHNKPPSGTSGRVNIQRKAHVLGARHELVLQPRNLTVPEPSGEVRLRESDQEPEMPERQYGERSTNKAHSTRRYLFLVCVCIGTNGRLSVPSNKDHHYRNLRDRYTNCTYVDGNLEITWLQNLELDLSFLQYIREVTGYVLISHVDVQKVVLPRLQIIRGRTLFKLNIHEAEFALFVTMCQMNSLELPALRDILNGSVGMYNNYNLCHMRTINWDEIITGPQAKYDYVYNFTAPERVCPECDKSCEQGCWGEGPHNCQSFSKINCSPQCWQGRCFGQNPRECCHLFCAGGCTGPKQSDCLACKNFFDDGVCTQECPAMQKYNPTTYSWETNPDGKYAYGATCVRKCPEHLLKDNGACVRSCPAKKKAVNGECVPCDGPCPKTCQGVDRVHSGNIDSFKDCTIIEGSITILDQSFMGYQHIYQNFTFGPRYLELHPDKLEVFSTLKEVTGYVNIQGYHKQFTNLSYFRNLEVIGGRSLTETFFASLYIVKTALVSLGLNSLKKINSGTVAILENTDLCYAQSINWTRIKRSQEHTTILSSNKPEADCAREGLVCDDQCSDEGCWGPGPEQCLSCRNFILENICVQNCTAVPGIYQADERVCKPCHVQCNGTCSGPNAEHCHSCKHVRDGPFCVPKCPSSKFNDGGICKHCHDNCVGGCEGPENNIGPNGCHSCEKAIMNFETPERCLRTDESCPEGYYWEGVEPQERGPLKALAGKAVCRKCHPRCLRCTGYGFHQQVCQECAKYKKGEQCEDECPADHFAIPETRSCIPCSSECRGCYGPGADQCYKCRNFKVFANVATEDNATSFNCTDTCPPEQPFTRFPADNDPFCSNHAKKMSYPLEGEQTPAILAGVGVFVVILMVFSAAVLCLWRQRTKAKENTVKMTMALTGLDDNEPLRPTGVKPNLAKLRIIKEEEMRKGGILGYGAFGNVYKGVWVPEGENVKIPVAIKVLHDGTGSNTSKEFLDEAYIMASVEHPNLLQLLAVCMTSQMMLVTQLMPLGCLLDFVRKYKDKIGSKPLLNWCTQIARGMAYLEERRLVHRDLAARNVLVQTPNCVKITDFGLAKLLDINEEQYKAAGGKMPIKWLALECIQHRVFTHKSDVWAFGVTIWEVLTYGGRPYENVPARNVPELLEKGERLPQPAICTIDVYMIMIKCWMLDAESRPSFKELADDFAKMSRDPGRYLAIKGDKYMILPSYTLQDKKEMIRNLASAMDGPEAVVDADEYLQPKSRAPIPPIVVSPSSTSGSPPNTPIKSCWPNNTPMAADSPTPQNQQNWDRELLRYGVSGNGGTSRESAEANPAHLQHPHYTHPNGHCGPAASLDGSNSRYCSDPLKMIGVIECDVTDDCFKSEVGTIHQQARIGNLKLDLPLDEDDYLMPSPQMPASTIQYMDLIGDSKPTESESKHMNNGYRKYPEFLTIPGKTSVDNPEYIMSQDDAALSPQTLGIPATADLVKTETTNGTAFGSQVRQRSTEEESDHEYYNDFDRLERELQPLKPLRKNETTV; encoded by the exons ATGATAGAGATGAGGAATGAGAGTTCCTTCCGTGTTGCCACGATTGCTACAAGAATACCACG CCACCTTTCTGTTGAAACAAATGACATTCACACGaatgcaataaatatttcttgCGCCATATCTGACTGCCATACTTGGAAAAGTCAACAAATCCTTGCTCCGTATGTGTGTGGGGATGATGCACGTGTACGGGGATTCCACGCAACGTTCCTAACCATTGATCGAATCGACGTGAAATGCGCCCGTCCGAG GTTGAACTGGGTGGCTGAGGTGATCAAGGTTCACAATAAACCGCCGTCCGGTACTTCTGGTAGAGTTAATATCCAGAGAAAGGCTCACGTACTCGGAGCCAGACACGAGCTGGTCCTGCAGCCTCGCAACCTCACAGTCCCAGAGCCGTCCGGCGAGGTGAGATTGCGCGAGAGCGACCAAGAGCCGGAGATGCCTGAAAGGCAATACGGAGAGAGATCGACGAACAAAGCACATTCCACACGCCGTTATTTGTTCCTTGTCTGCG TCTGTATCGGGACAAATGGTCGACTATCGGTACCCTCCAACAAGGACCATCATTACCGAAATCTTCGAGATCGGTATACGAATTGTACGTACGTTGACGGCAACCTCGAAATCACATGGCTGCAGAACCTTGAGCTGGACCTCAGTTTCCTTCAGTACATCCGAGAGGTCACCGGGTACGTCCTCATCAGCCACGTGGACGTGCAGAAGGTTGTCCTGCCACGGCTCCAGATCATTCGCGGCCGAACCCTGTTCAAGCTGAACATTCACGAGGCCGAGTTTGCACTATTCGTCACCATGTGCCAGATGAATAGCCTCGAGCTACCGGCACTTCGAG ACATCCTAAATGGCAGTGTCGGCATGTACAACAACTACAATCTCTGCCACATGAGGACCATCAATTGGGACGAAATAATAACGGGTCCCCAGGCAAAGTATGATTACGTGTACAACTTCACAGCCCCGGAGCGGGTATGCCCCGAGTGCGACAAGAGTTGTGAGCAGGGATGCTGGGGCGAAGGACCCCACAATTGCCAGAGTTTCTCAAAGATAAATTGCTCGCCACAGTGCTGGCAGGGACGTTGCTTCGGGCAAAATCCAAGGGAGTGCTGTCATCTTTTTTGCGCCGGGGGTTGCACCGGACCGAAGCAGAGTGATTGTTTGGCGTGCAAAAACTTTTTCGACGACGGTGTCTGTACGCAAGAATGTCCGGCAATGCagaa GTATAATCCGACAACATACTCGTGGGAAACAAACCCCGATGGAAAGTATGCATATGGTGCGACGTGTGTCCGTAAGTGTCCCGAACACCTTCTGAAGGACAACGGTGCATGCGTGCGTTCGTGTCCTGCAAAGAAAAAGGCTGTTAATGGTGAATGTGTACCATGCGACGGTCCATGCCCAAAGACTTGCCAAGGCGTGGATCGGGTCCATTCTGGAAACATTGACAGCTTTAAAGATTGTACAATAATTGAAGGCTCGATCACAATATTGGATCAGAGTTTCATGGGGTATCAACATATATACCAAAACTTTACGTTTGGACCGAGGTATCTGGAGCTTCACCCCGACAAACTCGAGGTGTTCAGCACGCTAAAGGAAGTTACGGGATACGTTAATATTCAAGGGTATCACAAGCAGTTCACAAATCTTTCATACTTCCGGAATCTGGAGGTTATCGGGGGCAGAAGCCTTACCGAAACATTCTTTGCATCACTTTACATTGTGAAGACAGCCCTGGTGTCCCTCGGATTGAATTCACTGAAAAAGATCAACTCTGGTACGGTAGCAATCCTGGAGAACACGGATCTCTGCTACGCTCAGAGCATCAACTGGACGCGAATAAAAAGGTCTCAAGAACATACCACGATTTTGTCCAGCAACAAGCCCGAAGCTGACTGCG CACGCGAAGGCTTGGTATGCGATGATCAATGTTCGGACGAGGGCTGCTGGGGGCCAGGTCCCGAGCAATGTTTGTCCTGCAGGAATTTCATATTGGAGAATATTTGCGTACAAAATTGCACAGCAGTACCTGG tATTTACCAAGCAGACGAAAGAGTCTGCAAACCTTGTCACGTGCAATGCAACGGTACTTGTTCTGGTCCGAATGCGGAACACTGCCACTCATGTAAGCATGTGCGCGACGGGCCTTTCTGCGTTCCCAAATGTCCATCATCAAAGTTCAACGATGGTGGGATATGCAAACATTGTCACGATAATTGCGTAGGGGGGTGCGAGGGTCCGGAAAATAACATTGGTCCAAATGGGTGTCACAGTTGCGAAAAAGCGATTATGAACTTCGAAACACCGGAGAGGTGTTTGAGAACGGATGAGTCTTGCCCGGAAG GTTACTACTGGGAGGGGGTCGAGCCTCAGGAACGGGGTCCTCTGAAGGCCCTTGCTGGTAAAGCAGTCTGTCGGAAATGTCACCCTCGGTGCCTTAGGTGTACCGGGTACGGTTTTCATCAACAAGTTTGCCAGGAATGCGCCAAGTACAAGAAAGGTGAACAGTGCGAAGACGAGTGCCCCGCCGATCACTTCGCTATCCCGGAAACCCGGAGCTGCATCCCATGCTCTTCGGAGTGCAGGGGCTGTTACGGCCCGGGAGCTGATCAGTGCTACAAGTGCCGAAACTTCAAGGTGTTCGCC AACGTTGCCACGGAAGACAATGCAACATCCTTCAATTGCACCGATACCTGCCCGCCAGAACAGCCGTTTACGAGGTTCCCTGCGGACAACGACCCGTTCTGCTCCAATCATGCAAAGAAGATGAGTTACCCGTTAGAAGGCGAACAAACACCGGCAATATTAGCAGGTGTTGGTGTTTTCGTAGTGATTCTAATGGTCTTCTCCGCTGCTGTATTATGCCTGTGGCGTCAGCGGACGAAGGCCAAGGAAAATACCGTGAAAATGACGATGGCACTTACCGGGCTTGATGACAACGAACCTCTAAGGCCTACGGGAGTGAAGCCGAACTTAGCAAAGCTGCGTATAATCAAGGAGGAGGAGATGAGAAAGGGCGGTATACTCGGATACGGGGCATTCGGCAACGTCTACAAGGGAGTCTGGGTGCCAGAGGGTGAGAATGTTAAGATCCCGGTTGCGATCAAAGTTCTCCACGATGGGACAGGATCCAATACGTCGAAGGAGTTCCTCGATGAAGCCTATATCATGGCAAGTGTCGAGCATCCGAATCTACTTCAGCTACTCGCCGTCTGCATGACGTCGCAGATGATGCTTGTGACACAACTGATGCCGCTCGGTTGTCTCCTTGACTTCGTTAGAAAGTATAAGGACAAGATTGGCTCAAAGCCTCTGTTGAATTGGTGTACACAGATCGCCAGGGGTATGGCCTATCTCGAAGAGAGACGATTGGTCCACAGGGATTTGGCAGCGAGGAACGTCCTTGTGCAAACGCCAAACTGCGTGAAAATAACCGACTTTGGCCTCGCGAAGCTTTTGGACATCAACGAGGAACAGTACAAGGCTGCTGGCGGTAAAATGCCAATAAAATGGTTGGCCTTAGAATGTATTCAGCACCGCGTATTTACGCACAAGTCAGACGTCTGGGCATTCGGTGTTACCATCTGGGAAGTTTTGACTTATGGTGGAAGACCCTACGAAAACGTTCCGGCAAGAAATGTGCCAGAATTATTGGAAAAGGGGGAACGGTTACCGCAGCCGGCGATATGTACGATCGATGTGTACATGATCATGATAAAATGCTGGATGCTCGACGCGGAGTCGAGGCCAAGCTTCAAGGAACTTGCCGACGACTTTGCGAAAATGTCGAGAGATCCTGGACGTTATCTGGCAATAAAGGGGGACAAGTACATGATACTACCATCCTATACATTGCAG gataaaaaagaaatgataagAAATCTGGCGTCCGCGATGGATGGTCCGGAAGCCGTGGTAGACGCAGATGAATATCTTCAACCAAAGTCGAGGGCACCTATACCACCTATCGTGGTCTCGCCGTCGAGTACGTCCGGCTCACCTCCCAACACGCCGATAAAGAGCTGCTGGCCGAATAACACGCCAATGGCCGCTGACTCACCGACACCGCAGAACCAACAGAACTGGGACCGGGAGCTATTGCGATACGGCGTCTCGGGTAATGGGGGTACCTCGCGGGAGTCTGCAGAGGCAAACCCCGCGCATCTACAGCACCCCCATTATACCCACCCGAACGGCCATTGTGGCCCGGCTGCCAGCTTGGATGGCTCGAATTCCAGATACTGTTCAGACCCCCTTAAGATGATCGGAGTCATAG AATGCGACGTAACGGACGACTGCTTTAAGTCGGAGGTCGGCACGATACACCAACAAGCTAGAATTGGAAATTTGAAGTTGGACCTGCCCCTGGACGAAGATGACTACCTCATGCCCTCGCCCCAGATGCCAGCAAGCACGATACAATACATGGATCTGATCGGTGATTCGAAACCTACCG aGTCAGAGTCGAAGCATATGAACAATGGATATCGAAAGTACCCGGAATTCTTAACAATCCCCGGGAAAACGTCGGTTGACAATCCGGAGTATATCATGTCGCAGGACGACGCGGCGTTGAGCCCGCAGACGTTGGGGATTCCCGCGACCGCGGATCTCGTCAAGACGGAGACGACAAACGGTACCGCCTTTGGCTCTCAGGTCAGGCAAAGGAGTACGGAAGAGGAATCGGATCACGAGTATTACAACGACTTCGATCGGCTTGAGCGCGAGCTCCAGCCTTTGAAACCGCTTAGAAAGAACGAAACGACAGTATGA